GCCGACATCGTAATCATGACAGCCGGGCTTCCGCGCAAGCCGGGGATGTCACGCGAGGATCTGTTGAACATGAACGCCGATATCGTCGGCTCGGTGGCCAAAAATATCAAAAAATATGCCCCGAAGAGCTTTGTTATCGTGGTGTCGAACCCCCTCGATCTGATGACTTATCACATGCAGCAGGTCACGGGGTTCGAGAAGAACCGCGTTTGCGGGCAGGCCGGTGTGCTCGACTCGACTCGTTTCCGCACGTTCGTGGCGATGGAACTCGGCGTTGCGATGACGGATGTGCAGGCGATGGTACTCGGCGGTCATGGCGATACCATGGTTCCTCTGCCGCGCTATACCACTGTTGCCGGTATTCCAATCGGCGAACTTATTCCCAAGGACCGTATAAAGGCGATATCCGACCGCACCGCTGACGGCGGCGGCGAAATCGTAAGATTGCTCAAGTCCGGATCGGCATATTATGCCCCGGCCGCTGCCTCGGTTGACATGTGCCGCGCCATCTTCAACGATGAGAAGAGAGTTCTGCCGGCGTCGGCCTACCTGACCGGACAATACGGCATCAAGGATATTTACATCGGCGTTCCAGTCGTGCTTGGGGCCAACGGTGTGGAGAAGATTATCGAGCTCAAACTTGCCAAGGGTGAGATAGCCGCTCTGCAGAAATCGGCCGCTACGTACAAAGAACATCTCAAGATTCTTGGCTACTAAAAGGAGTATCGATGGCAAATTATAAGCATATCCAGGTTCCGAAAGACGGTAAGAAGATCACGGTCAAAAACAAGAAGCTGCAGGTCCCCGACAACCCGATTATTCCGGTAATCGAGGGTGATGGTACCGGGCGCGACATCATGAAGGCTACCAGACGCGTGGTCGATGCGGCCGTGGAAAAGGCATACGGCGGCAAGAAGAAGATTGCCTGGATGGATGTGTATGCCGGTGAGAAAGCCTTTGAGCTTTATGGCGAATGGCTGCCCGATGAAACTGTCAAGGCTATCAAGACCCATCTTGTGGCATTGAAAGGCCCTCTGACGACACCGATCGGCGGTGGGTTTCGCTCGCTCAATGTCTCTCTGCGCCAGATTCTGAATCTGTATGCCTGCGTGCGTCCGGTCAAGTGGTTTAAGGGTGTCGGCTCACCCGTAACTCATCCGGAGAAACTGAACGTCATCATCTTCCGTGAGAATACCGAAGACGTTTACGCGGGCATTGAATGGAAGAAGGGTACCCCTGAGGCGAAAATGGTCATTAACTGGCTCAACAAGACGATGAAACGCAACATCCGTCTGGACTCCGGCATCGGCATCAAACCGATCTCGGTGACCGGTACTCGTCAGCTGGTTCGCAAGGCCATACAACATGCCATAAAGAAGGGACTGCCGTCTGTCACTCTGGTCCACAAGGGTAACATAATGAAGTTCACCGAAGGGGCCTTTAGAGACTGGGGTTATGAGATTGCAAAGAAGGAATTTCGGAGCCAGATCGTAACCGAAGACGAGGTCTGGGCGAAGTACAAGGGCAAGGCCCCTAAGGGTAAAGTGGTCATCCAGGATCGTATAGCAGACTCTATCTTCCAGCAGGTATTGACCCGACCGGATGAATATAGTGTCTTGGCTACGCCGAATCTGAACGGTGACTATTTGTCCGACGCTTGTGCGGCTCAGGTGGGTGGTCTTGGTATGGCTCCCGGCGCCAACATTGGCGACTATATCGGATTGTTCGAAGCCACTCACGGCACGGCCCCGAAGTATGCCGACAAGGATGTCATCAATCCGTCATCGGTGATCCTCTCGGCGGTCATGATGCTCGAATATCTGGGCTGGGACAAGGCCGGCAATATGATTGAAGACGCCATTCAGAAGACGATCAATAAAAAGACGGTCACTTATGATTTAGAGCGGCAGATGAAGGGCGCCAAGAAAGTTGGTACTTCGGAGTTCGCGACTAACATCATCAAGAACATGTAACGAGGCTGTCCTATCGTTGGCTAAAGAAAGGAAGGCTTTAGAGCCTTCCTTTTCTTATTTCTGACCGTACGGTTATTGTCCGGGGCGCAGCCTCGTCAGCGCAGTACTGGCATTGGTATTCTCAGGGTTGAGTTTCAGAGACTTCTGATAGTTTGCCACAGAACCAGTAGTATCTCCCGCTGCTAACAATGCCTCGGCATAGCTGTCGTACACATTGGCGGATTGCGGATACAGATCCACGTTGAGTTGGAACAATTCAAGTGCATCTTCGAGCTTGCCAGCCAGAAGATATTCATAGCCCATGCGGTTGAGCCTGTTTTCACTGAGAATGTCAATGCCCGGGTCCCGTTTATGCATGGAACGGTATAGGTTCACTGCCGGCTTTACGCCTGATGCGTTCATCACTCTGAAGAACTCCCGGCCAGAGAGGAATCCAATCACGGTCTGGCTCAGCAGTTCAGGCTGCTCCATGGGGATCCTGTGGGCGCAGTCCTTAAGTACTACCCGCTCCGAACCTCTGATCCCTGCCGCAATGGCGCCGGCGTTGGCATGAATATCGGGAAGGTCATACTCTCCAGAGATAATCAGCGCGGGGATATCCAATTCGTCCAGAGAATCGAGAGTCGTATAAGAAGGTGCTTGTTCGAGCCTGTTGAATATCTGGTCAACGTTGTTCAGGTAACCTTCCATCAAGGTGTGGGCTTCCTCGCGGACCTGCGGATTGCCACTGTAGATCTCGTAGGGATCTTCGTCGAGATAGTAATTCAGGAGAAGAACCGGGTCCGAGAAAATCGCCGGATCCTGATGTCCACCTCTGGTGAGAAAGTGGTCTGTTAAAGGCAGTCCGCGCACCACCGGACTGACGAGAATGAGATGAGTAATTCGGTCCTGGTGCTCGACCGCAAAATCAAGGGCAAGGCGGGCCCCGGCGGACATACCGATTACGATTGCACTATCAATTCCGAGTTTTTCGAAGAGCGTCAGCAGGTCATCAACGTTAGAATATGGTTTCGTGGGCACGGGAGATTTGCCGAATCCGCGGCGATCGTAGCGAATCATTGTGAAGCGGTTTGCGCAGTTTTCCCACTGGTGGTTCCATACGGCAGAGTGAATAAGACCGTCGTGCAGCATTATCATTGTTGGTCCCTGCCCGGCAACTTCATAATACAGTTGTCCATCGGGGACCTCGACATATCCCGTTTCTCCGCTCTGAAAGCCGCGGGCCGGTTGTGATGGCAACATCAGTCCCAAAACAAAAACTATTGTTGCTGTGAAGTGTTTAGACATGAAATGTATCTCCATTTCCTCCAGGTGTTGTCTCCGGCCGGAACTGTCAATGGCCGGATTTATCTGGTAGACGTGCGAGTAGCCGTAAGGTGTTTAGCACTTTGACTGAGATGCTGCAGATTGCTGCGGCGGGAGGATAGAAAGGTCCACGATAACAATTCTTTTCGCGCGTCCCCTTTTTTCATGGCGTGAAAGCCATAACTGCTTATCTGACTGTCTGGTACGGACCAGTGTTTTTTCAGCGTTCTTTGCCACGTTTTAGTTGACTTAATATTGAAAAATTCTTACCCCTGAACCGTCTTGAGACTTGAATGCGAGTCTCGGACAAGAGGTAATAAAATTGCTCAGGAAGCCGACAATAAGGGAAGAGATGTCGGTTTCTTGAACGACACCGGGCATATTGTTACAAGTACTCGACTTATTGAACGCCTGAGTCGATTTGCGAGCGGTTGTTGTTCAGAAAGCGGACACGAGCGCAAATAATAGGGACAGGCAAATCGAATCAAGGCTAAGACAGAACCTGTTACTGATGGTCTCGCGTGTTTGGGAATGGATTGTAAACAAGGCACTTATGTTCATATCAGGGGGCTGGGAAAATCCCTGTCAAATAAATCCACCCAGAACCGTTTCCGGCATTGGGATTGCCAATACAGGACAATTGGAACAATCGTGGATGAGGTAGACCATGGATGTTAGGATTCTGGTGAAGAGGATTATCGTAGGGTGGATCATTCTGCTGCTTCTGGTGGCGTTTTTTGGCAGAGTGACAATAGCGGAGACGAATGCGGGGAACACGGCCGCGGAGTTTCTTCTTATAGGTGCCGGAGCGAGGCCCTCCGCAATGGGCGGAGCCTTTTCGGCCGTATCAGAGGGCGCGGTAGCTTCTTATTGGAATCCCGCCGGTCTCACAAGTGTTGAGACCAGCGAGTTTCTTCTGAGTCACTTCGCCTGGTACCAGGACATGACCGTTGAATATGGTGCGTATGCCAGACAAATGTCGGACAGGATGACCCTGGCAGCGTCAGTCACATATTTCAATTATGGCGCTATCGATGGATTCGATTTGAGCGGCCTGCCGACAGGGGAGATCAGCGCCTACGATATTGCCGGCGCGATTTCGCTGGGGTATAAGACGAGTGAAAAGCTGTCCCTTGGCTTGACCGGCAAAGTGATTAATCAGAAACTCGACGATATCAGCGCAACGACTTTCGCTGTCGATTTCGGCACCAAATATGACCTGGGTCGTATCGCTCTTGCCGGTGTGCTGACCAATCTGGGGCCGGACATTTCGTTTGACGGAACCACCGAGAATCTTCCGGCGGCGCTTCATCTGGGTTTAGCCGGATATCCGGTTGAAGACAGGCTTCTGCTCACCGCCGATGTTGAAAAGAGACTTCACGGTGAAACGGTTGTTCATCAGGGGGTAGAGTTTAATCACAACGGCCAATATTTCCTCAGATCCGGTTACAGTTACTATCCGAGTGCCGATGAAAGGAATTTTGCCACTGGAATCACGCTGGGAGCGGGTTTGAAATTCAATAACGCCGCTTTCGATTATGCCTATACGTTCGAAGAAAAATACAGCTCTGAGGACCTTCACAGGTTCACCATAATCTTTCAAATTGGCCCTTGATCCGGCACGCAGAAACAGACTCGAATTAGCAGAAGAAACCAGCCCGACGGCTGGTTTTTTCTTTGCCAACCGTCGTTTTCGGACTAGGCAATTCGTTGCATGTTTTGTGTTCAAAATTCGCACTATGTTTCCGCCATTGCAGAAACACGGGGTAACGGACCAAATTAGTCCACGCTTCGATTTTCGAGCGAAATCTTATGCTGCTGCCTGCCAACCGCTTACAATAGTGTCAAAATTGGTATTACTTTTCTGTTAGTCCTTTACACGCTGGCAGAAGTTTTGCTTCACGGAAAGTAACGCAGTGATTGTATACTCCTCGTTATTTTAAAAAATATGGAAAACATTCAGAGTAACAGCAGTAATATACAAGCTCAGAGTACGGTCGCGGTCCCAAGGAGGGCTTATTCTTATGGAGTTGCTTCCGGGTTGACCGTATCACCCTCTGTAACTTTGCCTCAGTCGCAATCCTTGACTTTTTCGGGGTATGTAAATTTCTTGTTCTCGGAATATTTTAAGGGATTGCTGTTTATCCTGGTGACTTCGCTTTTCATCTTTGCCATGCCGATGGCGGTGACCAGGGGGGGCAGCCTTAAGGGGATATTGATGGGATTTGGAAAGAGATTCATGGATATTGTGGGCTCGACAGTCGGGCTGATTCTCACATTGCCGTTTTGGCTTGTCGTACCCATACTGATAAAACTCGATTCTCCCGGTCCGGTGTTTTACTCGCAGGTCAGGGTTGGAGTTAACCGTCGTAAAGGTCAGCGTCGCGTTTATCAGAAGTCCGATGTAGGGGAGAGTCGCCATCGGGAGCGTCGCCGTGAAGATCTTATGGGCCGCCCGTTCAAGCTTCACAAGTTCCGTACGATGGTGAGTGATGCTGAGAAAGAATCGGGACCGGTGTGGGCCACCAAGAGTGATCCGCGAATAACCCGGATTGGTAAGTTTTTGCGCAAGACGAGAATAGATGAAATCCCCCAGTTCTGGAATGTGCTGAAGGGTGATATGTCGTTGGTGGGTCCCAGGCCGGAACGTCCGAGCTTCGTGCTGGATTTGTCTGCCAAGATAAAAGGATATACTAATCGCTTGAATGTCAAGCCGGGTCTTACGGGATTGGCTCAAGTGGAGAATGGTTATGACTCTTCCCTGGCGTCGGTGGTACGCAAAGTACGCTATGACCTTGAGTATATTGAAAAAAGGTCATTTTGGACCGACATCAGGATTCTGCTTAAGACAGTGGTGGTTGTGATTACCGGCAAGGGCGCCTGTTAATTTGTTAGAAAAATTCGTGGCCGTGGCGGATGTCACGGCCTTTTTTTATGACTTGTTTTTGAATATTCATTTTTATATTGTTAAATCATTCCAAGGGGTTTTAACCTTTACTTCAGGGAAGAAGATGACGTCAAAGAAACTCGCATTCATCATATTAGCCGCTTGTGCTATTCCTGTTTCCGCGGCGGGTCAGGCCAGCATGACCGGCGACCTTACCGTTCGCACTGATCCCCAGGGAGCCCAGGTTCGACTATCCGGTGGGGCCAGGGTTTCGGGAGTGACTCCGGTTCGCTTCAGACATCTTCTAGTCGGTGACTATGAACTCACTTTAAAGAAGCACGGGTACGAAACATATAAGACCCGAATCGAGCTTGACCCGACTCGTCAGATGGAAGTCGACATCAAGTTATCTCCAAAGACCCGGTTCAAGACGGCCGTCAGGTCACTTTTTATCCCCGGCTGGGGTCAGCGGTATGCTGATCGCAAGACGAAAGGGTGGGCTTTTACTTTTCTGACAGTCGCTGCCGGGGTAAGTTATCTTTACGCCGATGACGAGTTCGATTTCAGGTTCGATGAGTTCAAGAAGATCGAAAGGGAATACGACTCGCTGGCAGTTGATGGAAATATTGAGGAGTTACGCCGCGTTCAACCGCTTCTGGCAGCGGCGCAGGAAAGCGCTTACGATGCTGAGAATGTCAGGCGGATTGTTATCGGGGTCGGTATCGGAATCTGGGCGCTGAACGTAATCGACGCTCTGTTTTTCTTTCCGGAAGAAAAAGGGACGTTTACGGTGAAGGGCCTCACCATGACCCCCACAGCCGATTCTGAAAGTGTCGGGCTGTCCATTTCCATGAAGTTATAGTCGAGGAAGATAGGGAATGAAAAGATATTTACCTTTGCTGGCAGTTCTTGTCGTAGGTATCGGTGGTTGCGATCGTACCATAGAGTCAAAGGATCCTGTCAGGTCGGTGCCAGAGGCTACGCCGGTGCCATACGATGTGGAGGTATTCATCAATACGGAGACGGTTGATCTCCAATGGAAAGTCTCGGACAGTTCGAATATAGCCCGCTATCGCATTTATGTGGCTGATATCGAGCCGGTGGATTTCAGGATTCACGATTCTTCTTCCAATACGAGCGCGACTTTGAGTAATCTGGTAATCAACCGTCTTTACTACTTCAAAATAGCATCTGTCTCCCGCGAGGGTATTGAAGGTGAATCCTCAATTGCTTTGCCGCTGACTCTCGGACGGTCTTCGATTACGATTAATTCCGACGCCGAGTTCACCAACAGTCGCAGTGTGCGTATCCAGGTGAACACGTCGGCTACTGCGGCTCAGGTGATACTCTCTGAGGAGGCCGACTTCTCGGGATCTGAGTTTGTGGCTTTTGCCCCCGAGCGCACCTATACGCTTTCTGAGGGCGACGGCGCAAAAACGGTCTATGCCCGGCTGGTGTATGCTGATGGTTCGGAGTCGAGTGAGGTTTTATCCGATGATATTATTCTGGACACTCGGGCTGAGATAAGCTCCGTTTTTTATGCTCCGACCGGCAGCGTATTTTCAGCGGGGCAGACAATTACGTTTGGTCTGGATGCCGGTGAACTCTCGGGTCGGGCCACTGTGTCGTTTACCGGTGTCAGTGGTTTGAGATTGTACGACGATGGCACGGACGGGGACGATACGGCCGATGATGGTGTTTATCATGGCCAGTATGTGGTGCCGGTTGGCAGCAATCTTTTTGAGGCGGTGGTCACCGGTAATTTCACCGATGCCGCGGGCAATTCCGCCGTAGCGGTTCGAGGCGAGCAACTGCTGAGTATCAATACTCCCCCTGATGCGGTTGAAATCGTTCTGGTGGCGGGAGTTGACTCCGTTCGTTTTCAGTGGACTCGTAGTGAAGAAGACGATTTCGCGTCTTATCAGATTTATTCGGCGGCAAATTCAAGCGTCGACCTGGCCGATACGAGGGTAGCCATTATCAATGCGGTCGAGCCGCCTTCACCCTGGTACGCGGTCGCGGCTCCGGCTGTTAACACTTATTATCGAGTCTATGTTTTTGATCAGCATGGTGCATCGACCGGTTCCAACGTGGTGCTCTTCGAGCCATAGGACAGGGTTGTGCGCTTATTAGACTCGATCAACTATTTCCTATCGCTTTTCCTGGAGACGCTATCGCAGGTCAAGCGGGGCCGAATATGGTCGCTTCTGCTCGCCTATTTCGCTCTCCAGTGGCTGGTACTTTTCGCTCACGACAGGTTTTATTCCCCGGCCTTTTTCGGGGTTATCCATTTGTGGGTGAACGCGATCGACTCGCAGAACGCCGTTGGCTTTATGCATTATCCCGGACATTTCGCTGTCCTGCCGTATTTCTTCGGTTGGGCCAAGTTCGTGGTTTCGGCGTTGCTTGAAGGGTCTGTTCTGGGGGCGGTTTCAATATTGTTTTATCGCGGGCTCCCCGGCGACAACGCTCGCCCTAAAGTTAATTCTGCGCAGATGCCATTTTTGTGGCTTCAATTGACGCTGGCATGGCTGGCCATTAATGGTTTAATCTTGCTGGCGAATTTATACCTGCCGGCTTTGCTGAGTCCTCTACTGACAAATTCACCACGCCGGATCATCGTGTTTCAGTATCTGTTTATGCCCGGGCTTTATATCGTGATAGTGGCCCTTTTCTACTTCTCCATATCATACTGCGCCTTATATGGCGCCAGTGTCTGGACGGCTTTGAAACGATCTCTTCAGATTTTCTGGAATCGTCCTATTATGTGCTTGTGCCTGGCTGCCGTTATTCTGGCAGCTCCCGTGCTCATGTCAATTATTGGCCAGCAACAAAACATCATTATTAATAAGTTCTATCCTGAACTCATGTACTGGGTCCTGGTAGTCGGTCTTGCGGTGGACGCTGTCGTGTATTTTTTCTGGATGGGCACTGCCGTGCGTTTCTTGTCGGACCAGGAATAATCCAAACGATATACCAAATTGAAACAGTCTGAGGCCTTCGGACCTTTAATCTGTAAATTTTGTGCAAAAGGATGACGGGGACTGTTTCATAATTAAATCGTCCCGCGATTGCGTTGTCCGGATTACCGAATGGGACCGTTACACCGTAGTCTGCTGGTGATTCGGTCGAACCTGCTTCAAGCGACTTTTCTTAACAAAATCAGCCATTTACGTCAAAATTTGTCTATAAAAAATACAGCAAACGCCGATATAAAAGGTGAATACCCTAAGGACGAAAAAGCGCATGAAAAATATACTACTGGTTGACGACGATAAAGACTTATCGCAATCACTGGCTAACCTGTTTGATCCGGACAAGTTCAATTTCGACTTCCTCGACGATGGCTTGGAAGTGGGTGAATATGTACGTGCTCATGACAATGTAGATCTGGTGATGCTCGATGTGAATCTTCCTTCCCTTTCCGGTCTTGATGTTCTTAAACAAATCAAACAGATCAGAAACGAACTTCCCGTAATAGTCATTTCGGGATTCGTTTCCACCGAGAACGCCATCGAGGCTATGAGAGAGGGTGCCTTTGAGTATTTGACGAAACCTTTTGAGATTCAGAAGCTCATTGATATGGTCAACAAGGCTTGTGGTTATTCTGCCAGACCGCGTCCGGTTGTTGCGGTACCGTCGGCACACGGTGACCATGAGGTGGGCGAGATAATGGGTCAATCGCCCGAGATAGTCGAGATTGCCAAACTGATCGGACAGGTCGCCAAAACAGACGCGGCCGTCCTTATTTTTGGCGAGTCCGGCACAGGTAAAGAGCTTGTGGCCAGGGCTATCCACCGAAATTCCAACCGCAGGAGCAATTCCTTTTTATCGGTCAATTGCGCCGCTCTCCCGGAAACGCTGTTGGAATCCGAGCTTTTCGGTCACGAAAAAGGCGCTTTCACCGGAGCCTATTTCAAGCGAATCGGCAAATTCGAGCAGGCACACGGGGGCACCCTTTTCCTCGACGAAATCGGCGACATGTCGATGCTGACGCAATCGAAGCTTTTGAGGGTGCTTCAGGAGAAGCAGTTTGAGAGGGTCGGCGGCAACGAGTCGATTTCCACCGATGTCCGAATAATCGCCGCCACCAACAAGTCACTCGTACAGT
The sequence above is a segment of the Candidatus Zixiibacteriota bacterium genome. Coding sequences within it:
- a CDS encoding PorV/PorQ family protein; translated protein: MDVRILVKRIIVGWIILLLLVAFFGRVTIAETNAGNTAAEFLLIGAGARPSAMGGAFSAVSEGAVASYWNPAGLTSVETSEFLLSHFAWYQDMTVEYGAYARQMSDRMTLAASVTYFNYGAIDGFDLSGLPTGEISAYDIAGAISLGYKTSEKLSLGLTGKVINQKLDDISATTFAVDFGTKYDLGRIALAGVLTNLGPDISFDGTTENLPAALHLGLAGYPVEDRLLLTADVEKRLHGETVVHQGVEFNHNGQYFLRSGYSYYPSADERNFATGITLGAGLKFNNAAFDYAYTFEEKYSSEDLHRFTIIFQIGP
- a CDS encoding PEGA domain-containing protein encodes the protein MTSKKLAFIILAACAIPVSAAGQASMTGDLTVRTDPQGAQVRLSGGARVSGVTPVRFRHLLVGDYELTLKKHGYETYKTRIELDPTRQMEVDIKLSPKTRFKTAVRSLFIPGWGQRYADRKTKGWAFTFLTVAAGVSYLYADDEFDFRFDEFKKIEREYDSLAVDGNIEELRRVQPLLAAAQESAYDAENVRRIVIGVGIGIWALNVIDALFFFPEEKGTFTVKGLTMTPTADSESVGLSISMKL
- the mdh gene encoding malate dehydrogenase, yielding MNKKIAVIGAGNVGASTAMYLAEANFADVVMVDIIEGVPQGKGLDLSQAGPVRGYNAMVKGTNKFSDLKGADIVIMTAGLPRKPGMSREDLLNMNADIVGSVAKNIKKYAPKSFVIVVSNPLDLMTYHMQQVTGFEKNRVCGQAGVLDSTRFRTFVAMELGVAMTDVQAMVLGGHGDTMVPLPRYTTVAGIPIGELIPKDRIKAISDRTADGGGEIVRLLKSGSAYYAPAAASVDMCRAIFNDEKRVLPASAYLTGQYGIKDIYIGVPVVLGANGVEKIIELKLAKGEIAALQKSAATYKEHLKILGY
- a CDS encoding sigma-54 dependent transcriptional regulator; protein product: MKNILLVDDDKDLSQSLANLFDPDKFNFDFLDDGLEVGEYVRAHDNVDLVMLDVNLPSLSGLDVLKQIKQIRNELPVIVISGFVSTENAIEAMREGAFEYLTKPFEIQKLIDMVNKACGYSARPRPVVAVPSAHGDHEVGEIMGQSPEIVEIAKLIGQVAKTDAAVLIFGESGTGKELVARAIHRNSNRRSNSFLSVNCAALPETLLESELFGHEKGAFTGAYFKRIGKFEQAHGGTLFLDEIGDMSMLTQSKLLRVLQEKQFERVGGNESISTDVRIIAATNKSLVQCMKEGSFRVDLFYRLKVVSVYIPPLRERKGDVPLLVDHFTEKFANQLQVQPKKVSKKAMQILTKYHWPGNVRELENNIHTAMVMSKSETLQPEDLPIFSEDNGRLEIDIDVLKDDYTETFKKIIDPVMAKLISSSPGQIYQFMESAFERAIISSCLRHFDGNQVKTAETLGISRNTLRDRIARYNLY
- a CDS encoding sugar transferase: MFSEYFKGLLFILVTSLFIFAMPMAVTRGGSLKGILMGFGKRFMDIVGSTVGLILTLPFWLVVPILIKLDSPGPVFYSQVRVGVNRRKGQRRVYQKSDVGESRHRERRREDLMGRPFKLHKFRTMVSDAEKESGPVWATKSDPRITRIGKFLRKTRIDEIPQFWNVLKGDMSLVGPRPERPSFVLDLSAKIKGYTNRLNVKPGLTGLAQVENGYDSSLASVVRKVRYDLEYIEKRSFWTDIRILLKTVVVVITGKGAC
- a CDS encoding fibronectin type III domain-containing protein, which codes for MKRYLPLLAVLVVGIGGCDRTIESKDPVRSVPEATPVPYDVEVFINTETVDLQWKVSDSSNIARYRIYVADIEPVDFRIHDSSSNTSATLSNLVINRLYYFKIASVSREGIEGESSIALPLTLGRSSITINSDAEFTNSRSVRIQVNTSATAAQVILSEEADFSGSEFVAFAPERTYTLSEGDGAKTVYARLVYADGSESSEVLSDDIILDTRAEISSVFYAPTGSVFSAGQTITFGLDAGELSGRATVSFTGVSGLRLYDDGTDGDDTADDGVYHGQYVVPVGSNLFEAVVTGNFTDAAGNSAVAVRGEQLLSINTPPDAVEIVLVAGVDSVRFQWTRSEEDDFASYQIYSAANSSVDLADTRVAIINAVEPPSPWYAVAAPAVNTYYRVYVFDQHGASTGSNVVLFEP
- the icd gene encoding isocitrate dehydrogenase (NADP(+)); its protein translation is MANYKHIQVPKDGKKITVKNKKLQVPDNPIIPVIEGDGTGRDIMKATRRVVDAAVEKAYGGKKKIAWMDVYAGEKAFELYGEWLPDETVKAIKTHLVALKGPLTTPIGGGFRSLNVSLRQILNLYACVRPVKWFKGVGSPVTHPEKLNVIIFRENTEDVYAGIEWKKGTPEAKMVINWLNKTMKRNIRLDSGIGIKPISVTGTRQLVRKAIQHAIKKGLPSVTLVHKGNIMKFTEGAFRDWGYEIAKKEFRSQIVTEDEVWAKYKGKAPKGKVVIQDRIADSIFQQVLTRPDEYSVLATPNLNGDYLSDACAAQVGGLGMAPGANIGDYIGLFEATHGTAPKYADKDVINPSSVILSAVMMLEYLGWDKAGNMIEDAIQKTINKKTVTYDLERQMKGAKKVGTSEFATNIIKNM
- a CDS encoding alpha/beta fold hydrolase — its product is MSKHFTATIVFVLGLMLPSQPARGFQSGETGYVEVPDGQLYYEVAGQGPTMIMLHDGLIHSAVWNHQWENCANRFTMIRYDRRGFGKSPVPTKPYSNVDDLLTLFEKLGIDSAIVIGMSAGARLALDFAVEHQDRITHLILVSPVVRGLPLTDHFLTRGGHQDPAIFSDPVLLLNYYLDEDPYEIYSGNPQVREEAHTLMEGYLNNVDQIFNRLEQAPSYTTLDSLDELDIPALIISGEYDLPDIHANAGAIAAGIRGSERVVLKDCAHRIPMEQPELLSQTVIGFLSGREFFRVMNASGVKPAVNLYRSMHKRDPGIDILSENRLNRMGYEYLLAGKLEDALELFQLNVDLYPQSANVYDSYAEALLAAGDTTGSVANYQKSLKLNPENTNASTALTRLRPGQ